The Fusarium falciforme chromosome 4, complete sequence genomic interval CACGACCCAGGACGGAAACCTGGGCAAGCATCTCCAGGAGTGCCGCCAGCAGTGGTCTGCTGCCCCCAACTTTGTTCTCGTCGACTTCTTTGAGGAGGGCCAggtcctcgccgccgccgacaagATGAATGGCATCTCGGGTGCCACTGGCCGTGAGGCTGTCGAGGACAGCGATGACGAGTCCATGGGCAACAGCCCCGATAGGCGGCTGGGCATGGGCGCCCTGACTGCCTTTGTCGCTGCGGCTGTGCTGTTGGTGTAGACGAAACCCTCAGTTTCGGCATATTCCTTTTGTTTGCTTGCGACATACACCCCACAAAACACATACATATCAGGTCCTGTGTGGCCTCATCTCATAAATCAGGTTGGTAAATTGGGCTCAGCGAGGCGTTCAGGTTCAGCAAGCTTTATATTGCATTTGGGAGGATAACACGGAAATTGATATACCTGATGAACCAACTGGATCAGGTTGCATTTAGCATAGACTGGAAAATTGGTCTACATAACTGAGGGGATACAACTCCAACTCTTGCATAGATAGACTGATGAATGAACAAGGCATAGATGCCATGTAGAACTTGGATTCGACTTTGAACGTGATATCTATTGCAATTATCAAATAATGACCAAACTGTGAATGAATATCAGTAACTTTCGGTGCATCGTCATGAAGTTGAGAGGTGATGCTGCTGTTAGTTGGTTGTGACGTCTCCCTCAGCCAATTGGTCACCTCGAGGCCTTGTCCCTACCCACCTTCAAAAACACACTCACTCCATCACATTTCCGATGCGTCCCCGTCTCCTCGTAACCTCCTCCAGGCGGTACATCCAGACGTTCAGTTATAGTACATCTCGAAAGGCCTTTACCATGGACTACGATAGCCTCGCGACCCCCGAGTCGTGCTACGTCGACTTTTGTCTCCTACCCGTGAGTCATCTGATGTAAACCAACTTTACAGCGCTGACAAACTCCCGACAGCTTGGAACGGGAAGCGTCTCGGTGGCCGAGGATATTGCAGAGGTGCAAAAGGTTCTCAAGGCGAGCGGGCTCAAGTACACGCTTCACTCTGCCGGCACCACAGTCGGTGCGTCATTTCTTTTGAGCTGAGGCAAGCTGTGCCGAGATGAGAGATTGAAAGCTGACCGTGACTTTGTAGAGGGTTCCTGGGACGAAGTCATGGCTGCCGTGGGCAAGGCCCATGCTGCTGTGCACAAGCGAGGCGTAGTGAGGATTCAGTCATCCATGAGAGTTGGTAGCCGGTGAGTTTGAGGTTTCCCATTATGCAAGCTCGAGTCGAAGGTTAACGGTTTATCAAAGGACGGACAAGAAGCAGACGGCAGaagacaaggtcaagaggGTGGAAGACATCCTAGCCGCCAGAGAGTCCaagtgatggatggatgcatgaCCCCCTCGCCAATTCATACCGTAGTCATCGAGGGGAACAAGTTTTGTCGAGCCTGTGAGGGAGGCACAGTTTGAATACCTCGATGCTATTCGTAGGAGAATAGAAACTTGGCGTCTAGCCCTGTCAATGGAAAACGAACCCCAAGCCCTTCCTTACAATGCCGTGTGACTTCCAACAATCTTCCCTCCCCGGTCCCCGCTCCGTGCCGGGAAGAGGTCGGCGGGAGGCTCAACTTTGACCGGCACGAGATAACGAAAGGAGAAACGAACCCCATCGTCATATTTCTCTGAGGCTCCGCAAAATCTGGGGAACATGTTTGTAAATCATCCACTCATTACGTACATACGTATTTTTCTTTCAGTCCGGCCCTGTCTGTTCTGTCCTCCCGCCGCCGGCCGGCCCCAGCACCACTACGGAGGTCAACTACCCCGGAGCCGACGGCCGTCCGGGGGAGAGAGCAGCCTGGAGACTGATGCCCGCCGGGCAGTTCTGTATTTGGTATGTAATTTGGTCTCACCGTCATGTGGTTTGTCTATTTCCCCATGTTTTTACTGATTTTGTCATCGAGCTTGTAAAACAGAGCTAATCGGTTCTTGGTAGGTATTTTGCACATTTCCCGAGTCGAGACGGGAGCCGACGCCTCGGTTCCGAGATTAGGACTAGTGTGACACTTTTGGTTGCGAAGTTTGCTACCACGTTGCGTGTGTGGTTCACTGAGCCAAAGATAACCACTTTGGGCTACCGTATCTGTATGTATGCCCATCTGTAAAGGGTAACTATCATGCAAAGTTTGAATAGCTTCTTCGGACATGAATCTCCATTGCAACCCATCCCCCAAGCCACGAGTTGTGTTGTCATGTACATTCATCGGCATGACGGTTGGTGTCTTATCACGACCGGCTATGAATCCCAACTCTGGTAACAGCCAAGAAGATAACTCGATAAACCCATGACCAACTGGTTCTGCGTTCTCCTTTCCCTGGTGTTCCATCTCCGAACCAGACGTATCTGCTTCTCGATACACACCTCTCTGTGGGACCGGCATCTCTTCCCGGTCGTGGCGATCGCTGTGGCTTTGCCTCACACCTCTTTTCACCAACAACACACACCTTTGCCCGTTTGAGGTATTCTGCCCCCCTCTCGGTGAAGACCGGACCGGCCCGGAGGGTGTTCTGAAGAACCGGAAGAAGTCTCCAAGTGCCGCCTCTCGCTTCTGGGCCTGCAGAGGCAACGAACTCTGGTTCCGCCCTATACCCCAAATGCCGAGCAAACGAACACCCCCGATCCCAAGATCTGATGGGACCGGAGTGAGGCTTGCAGAGGGCGGACCCACTGGGGGCCATTTCTCTTTTGTCAAAAACACCAAGGCTGGGTTCTGAAGTGGGGGGTTTCGCAAGtcgtgatggcttcatcggGATATGATATTGGCACTTTTTAAACACCGCAAATGAGGATGACCAGGTCCGTGGTCATCATGGAGTTGTGTTTCCGATCCGAGGCACTTCCTCGGTCACATACCTCCATGTCTTCAAGAAACCCCTGGATCAGAACCGCCGAGACAAACAACGACGTGGCCCCCCCTCCACAACCGAATTCACCTCATACCCCTTGCCTTGCACCATCCTGCACATCTGACAACCCATACCCGCCCCCCCCCCCATGCCACCATTCCCGGCACTCACGATGCCattccttggtgttgaggccatGCGGCTCAACACCCTCCCTTGTGCGCCCCCCCTGTACGGGCTTGGGGTTCCACCTGCTCGTCCGGAAGGAGCTTGGCCCGGGAACGTCTGCGTGAGAGGGTGAGGCGTGGGTTTTATGCCGTGCCTGTCCCGGTGCTTCAGTGCTGGGCTGTGACATAGACTTGCATGAGAAGAGCAGCCTACACACTTCTCTTGATATCACGTGCCATATGTGTCAACTACCATGTTAAGATGATGCCCTTTATGGCGTCTATTCATAGAAAACTCTTTTTCGCTTGATATCCTTAATGCTAGGGCCGCTTTCGACCACTTACATGCCACCATTTTGGGTATTCCTCCATCCTTCCATAGACCGTCTATCAATCATTAAAGAAAATCATTAACCTATACATCAATACCTGTCATAACCATCTTGGTCACCATGAACTCTTCAATGCCATACTTGCTTCCCTCACGGCCGAAACCGCTCTGCTTGACACCGCCAAAGGGCGCCGCAGGGTCGCTTAGCACACCTATCATGACCATGTTAGTTACTACACTCGGTTTCTCGACTTGTAAATGACTTACCAACGTTGACACCAACCATGCCGACTTCCAGAGCCTCAGCCACTCGGTAGCATCGGTTCACGTCGTTGCTGAAAAAGTAGCCTCCGAGACCAACATCCGTGTCATTGGCGATCGCgatagcctcctcctcagagtCAAAAGCAAAGAAAGCCGCCACGGGACCGAAAGTCTCCTCATCACAGATCTTCATGCCGGGCTTCATACCCGTCAGCATGGTGAGGTCAAAGTAGTTGGGACCCAGCTGGGGCAGGGGCTTGCCGCCATGGACGAGCTTGGCGcccttggagatggcatcCTCAACGTGCTCGGCAACCTTGGACACAGCACGACCGTGAATGAGAGGGCCGTGAGTCGTCTTCTCACCaaagccatcaccaacgaCAAAGGTCTTGACAACGTCGAGCACCATCTGGACGAATTTGTCGTAGATGCTGCGGTGCACGAGAATGCGGTTAGCGCAGACGCAAGTCTGGCCTGAGCAGCGGAACTTGCAGGCGATCAGACCCTTGACTGCCTTGTCCAGATCCGCATCCTCAAAAACAATAAAAGGGGCGTTTCCGCCCAGCTCGAAAGACAGCTTCTTGATGGTCGACGAGGACTGGTTCATCAGGATTCTGCCCACGCCCGTCGATCCGGTGAAGGACACCTTCTTGACATCGGGGTGCGTGGTGATGACCTTGCCAACCTCGGCCGTGTTGTCCAGCGcagtgatgatgttgaccaCACCGGCGGGAATGCCAGCACGGTGCGCCAACTCAGCGAGGGCGAGAGCCGTCAGGGGAGCCTCAGCGGGAgccttgacgacgacggtgcAGCCAGCAGCGAGAGCAGGACCGGCCTTACGGGTGATCATGGCAGCGGGAAAGTTCCACGGGCAGATGAGACCACAGATTCCCACGGGCTGCTTCACAGTAGACAGACGGCATGATGGGTTGCTGGCCTCGATTGTCTCGCCGTAGATTCGAGGGGCCTCCTCGGAGAACCACTCAAAGAAGTTGGCAGCGTAGATAGCTTCAGTTTTGCCATCAGACAGAGGCTTGCCGTTCTCAAGAGTAATAAGACGGGCAATGTCCTCGGCGTTCTCGATCATGAGATCGTACCAGCGGCGGAGCAGGCGGGCCCGCTGCCGCGCCGGGGTCTTGCGGAAGGTCTTGaatgcggcggcggcggctgcgaTGGCGGCCTCGGTGTCCTGTCCGTCAAACTCGGGGCATCTCGCCACCTCTTCAAGGGTCGAGGGGTCTGCAGCACAGTGACGTTAGCTCCATGGATCTCGAGTGAGCTTGGTTGGTTGGAGCGCTTACTCTCGACAGCAAAGACCTTGCCAGACTTTGCAGCGACCCATTGGCCGTTGACGTAGCAGGACGTCTTGAGGAGTGTAGGGTCGTTGAGCTGCAGAGGAAAAGAGATCCGGTGTTAGTGGAGGCTGTATCTCGTCTTGCAGTTGTTGGGAAATGGTCCAAGACAGCTAATAAGAAAGGTGCGACAAGGGGGGGAGATGCTACACACCTTGGAAGCCATGGTGATGCTTGTCTACGTCGactgttggtggtgagggaATGTGAGACCCGGCAAGTGAACGCTtttgtggtgatggtggaagACGAGCTCTTGCTTGTCTCTTGACCTTTTTCTATTCTTGCTTACAATACTTTCAGTTCCACGAGCTTCCCCTCTCCTTCCCGGCTCTTGTCTTTTTGATATACCCAAGTCCAAAGCCTAGGCTCGAGTTTGACCGAGGACACGGCACGGCAATGAGCCGGGCTGGCTGTCACGGTCGGTGCACGTTGCTGAGTCGTCCACCATGACGCTGCCGTTTCGCGAGCACAATTGAGGCCTTGAACTGAAGCCGCCCGCGATGCCGGTTCCGTGAGAGTACACTTACAGACGGCATCGACTTAAGGGCCGGGCCGGGCATGGGCGTGTGAGATGGAGGGTGTGACATGAAAGGTGAACGGCTGGGAAGCGAGGTGTGACATTAGCCAAGAACAGGATGTGGGCGTGTCATGTGCCTTGGATTCTGCGAAGAGATCCCCATCGGAGCTGGTGGAGGTGGGGAatggagaaggaaaaaaactTATGGGAGGCCTGGTGGCCGGAGCGAGCAGCAAGCGGCAAGGTCTAGTGACGATGGAGAATCATGGTAAAAACTGGGAATTCAGTGGAGATTGGATTCGAGTTATCCACGGGGTTCTCCAGGTTCAGGCTTGGTCTGTCGGTGCCGCCGTTGATACCGTACGTGCACACAGACTCTTTTCATCGTGAGCCGGTGGGGGAAGTCGTGGAGAGACGACGCCGGGCCTGTCGTGACAGAACCTTCCAGGCGCTCTGACCACTGAACTCGCAGGGGATCTTGCAGTGCCGACAGCGCTCACAGCGCCTTAAGGATCCCCGGGGCCGCTACCGACGATCCAATGTCCGGGGCGTTCAAGTCCCAGATGGTGGGGGTACATGTTTGTCTCTCACGGCAAGGTCATCAGTGTCTAGAACGAGGGCAGTGGTTGTACTGCGAGATTACCGCGCGGTACAGAGCTTCATGTAGAGTACCACTCAGCCTCCCACATCTTTTCTCCCCCATGAACCATCAGACAAGGGCAATCCAGGCCCCGTCCAGTCGCTTCGGTATCCTACATCCCCGTCCTCGGTACCTCCGCCGACTTCCATCATCGAGGCCAGGGTACATGCTTGCCACGCAAAACACCCACCAAGTGCCGGGTCCCCTCCCTGCCGTTCCTCCCACCGAGCGGGTACCTTTTCTTTCCCTCCGCTGGACGGAGGTACAAGTGGCGGCGCGTCTGAGGTCTCGTGAGCCTCCCCCCTCCGGCTGCGAGCCGGTCGGTCTCTCGACTCCGGTCCCACGATTGATTCTCTCCCTCTGCTTGCGCCTGCCACGGGCTGTCTCCATGAGCCGCAACAACCATCGGAGAGGGGCAGGCAGGCTTGTCGAGGCCTTCCAATTGCCTTCCCGATCTTGGTTGGTGCCACtccttcctcgtcgtcgtccatgGCAGCCGCCGATTGCTATAATAGTTCCTCCCCCGACGTCCATCTTGACCTCGATTCTTCTCCAGGACATCCAGACTCTCTATCCTCGCACACACTCTTGATACCCCAGAGGAAACACAGTCAAACCCCTTTAGAGATCTTCATCAACACCTTCAAGATGCCTGCCTTCGTCGAGACTCCCAAGACCACCGTCACCACGGAGATCCCTGGCCCCGTCTCCAAGGCCAGCACCAAGCGCCTCGATGCCATCTTCGACGCCCGTGCTGTCCACTTCGTGGTTGACTACGACAAGTCCCACGACAACTAGTATGATTCAATTGCTCTCGATACAGGCTCTCAATGGCTAACCAACTTGCAGCATTGTCGATGTTGACGGCAACAAGTACCTCGATGTCTACGCTCAGATCGCCTCTATCCCCGTTGGCTACAACAACGCGACCCTtctcgaggctgccaagtcCCCCGAGATGGCCTCTGCCCTCGTCAACCGACCTGCCGTGGGCAACTTCCCCTCCGACCAGTGGGTTGACATCCTCCGCAACGGCCTCATGAAGGTTGCCCCCAAGGGCCTCAGCTACATCTTCACTGCTCAGTCTGGCTCCGAGGCCAACGAGCTGGCCTACAAGGCTGCCTTTATGCtctaccgccgccgccagcgTGGTGAGGGTGTTGACTGGAACGATGAGGAGATCAACTCCTGCCTCGAGAACTCCAAGCCCGGTTCCCCCGAGCTCGCCATCATGAGCTTCCGCAACTCCTTCCACGGCCGTGGCTTCGGCTCTCTCTCCACCACCCGCTCCAAGGCCGTCCACAAGCTTGATATCCCTAGCTTCAACTGGCCTCAGGCTCCCTTCCCTGCCCTCAAGTACCCTCTCGAGGAGCACGCCGAGGAGaacgccgccgaggagaagcgatgcctcgaggaggttgagcgCATCATCACCTCGTGGCACTGCCCCGTTGCCGGTCTCATCGTTGAGCCCATCCAGTCCGAGGGTGGTGACAACCACGCCTCCCCTGCCTTCTTCCAGGGCCTCCGTGACATCACCAAGCGACACGGCACCTGCCTCATCGCCGATGAGGTCCAGACTGGCTTCGGTGCCACTGGTTCCTTCTGGGGCCATGACCACTGGAACCTGACCTCCCCCCCTGACATGGTCACCTTCTCCAAGAAGGCCCAGACTGCCGGCTACTTCTTCGGCAACGAGATGCTCATCCCTGACAAGGCCTACCGCCAGTTCAACACCTGGATCGGCGACCCTGCCCGTGTCATCATGTGCAAGGCTGTCATCCAGGAGATCCTGGACAAGAAGCTGGTTGAGCAGACTGCCCGTGTCGGCCACATCCTCTACAACGAGCTCTCCCGCCTGGCTGCTAAGTACCCCGAGCACATCCAGAACCTCCGAGGCAAGGACCAGGGCACCTTCATCGCCTTCGACACCAAGGACCCTGCTGCTCTCGTCCGCTCCATGCGCCACATTGGCGTCAACATTGGAACTTGCGGCAAGAACACTGTCCGCCTCCGACCCATGCTCATCTTCGAGGAGCAGCACATTCCTATCCTCGTCAACGCCTTCGACAAGGTCATTGGCGCTCTGTAAGATGTCTGTGAAGTACTACTAAGGGGGTCAACGGGACGGGAACTGGGATTTTATGCATCATCATGTCTACTACTAGCGTTGCATTTTTTGGGACATGTTTTatgggaaaagaaaaaggagaCGAATTGTTCGAATAAACTGGTAATACCTGAGCAGGAACAGACGGGCGTCGATCATGACAGAAGTAGTTCTACGCAAGGCGTACATTTAAGGTACTGGAAATCAAACAAAATTACCATTACTCTGCTTGTCCTTGCCTTGTGCATTACGATATGTGAATAGTCAATGTGAGACTGAGTGAGACTGAGTTTTGACAACGCATAGTATCGGTATATCGTTGCCAAGAACTCAAGGAACCACATATCCACTCAATGCTACTCAACTCACAGCAACTCTGGGTGATGAACCCTGAACCAAGACAATTCGATCTCGGCATTGAGATTGAGATTGAGATTTACAAGCTGCGCTTGAGCATCTTGGCATGCTGTATCACTTCTCATGGCCACTCAACGCCCAGCTCGAGCTGCACGTCGGTGCATGTCCCCCCAAACGCCGGCCATTGCCGACTTGACCGCGCATGGCTCGGCATTGCTCTCGTTCTCCGGCCTCAAGACACGACCCGTTGGGGATAATTGAACCGCGGAGGCGGGCGGGGGAGGGCGAGAAAGGAAGGCTCTGCCACGTGCTGATCTTACCTATCACATCGAGGAGGCGAACGACTGCAAATCGGGGAGACCTGCAGTTTCAATACACAGGAGAGGCGTACGCAGGCCTCCGTCGAGACCGCAGAGATGAGGCGTGTGTGAGTGCAGTAAGCCCGTCGACCAGGGACTGGGGGTCCAGAAGTCATCAGTGGCTTGCAGTAGCTGGTGGGAGGGGGACATTGGCATTTGTTGCTGCGGCAGTTCGGCGCCTGCAGACGAGGGAGGGACTGAGAGCGCAGCAAGAGGATCGGGGCAAATCTGAGGTGCCAAAGGCGATGGATGCAGTGAGAAGGGGGATCCATGTCGGATTCGGCCGGTCGAGGGTGAGCTCCGATGCCATCGAGTGGTTAGAGAGATACCGAATGCCGTGGGAGAATAGGTTGGCGAGCTGCAAGATGCAATCTCGAGACCCATCTTGTGCAACAGTCGATCCACCTTGCTTCTTCCTACCACGCTTGTGGTTATTTTCTGTTACATCTCGATCAGAATGAAAGGAGGGAGAGGCTCTCGTGTCCTTGTCTGTCTGGACGGCATGCTAAGAAGAGATAGTCGTGGAGGGAAGAGGTTGGGCGCCCTGGTATGCAGGTCTGAGGCAGCCACCAGAGTGAGATGGTGTACAGCCGCCAAGCTATGCGAGCCATTGATAAGCCCCAACGTCCTATTGAGGGCGGCAGAAGTGAGGATAATGGCTAAATAGGCTGCCGGAGCCGAGTCAACGAGGCTCGGGTACTGGGCGGTGCGCGCGTTCACCGCGGTCTGGGGTAAATCGGCCGTGTCTCAAGCCCGGTTGATGGACGGGACGGCACGCCGATGTTCAGGGGCGTCGCTGCTCGGAACCGACAAAGCCCAACGTTGCATCCAGGGGACGTCAACGACATGGAGCTAACGTGCTCATGTGACAGAGGCTTGCTCTATTGACTGGACAGCAATCCAGGAGGATGTGACATGGGACGGTTTGTTGGAAGGGTAGCGAATTCGTACAATGCTGATATGTCCGTGGGTCGTGGATGCAGAAGCTGGGGATCGGAAACTATCTCGCATCCTGGGCACGACTATCACCACCAGGGGCCGAGCTCCATGGACGGGAAGCAAGGCAAGGATCCTGCACGCGGGTGCTGGCTGTCAGTCAGGACCTGCTTTGGCTCTTGGGAAGGGGATTGGAAGATCTCGAGAATCGTCGTCATGGTGCTCGATAAGCGGTCAACCCCGCAAAAACCAAGGCATAACCCATGAGGGGAGGTTGTTACGAATCCATGGATGGCGGTGCTGCTGCCCTTGCCTGTCGGCTTGCCTTGGATGTTTTGGAGTTGGCCCAAAGATCAAGGCCCTTGTCATTGACGAATGTCAATCAAATCAAAGTGAGGCGTTTGTGGTCCGTGAAGACGTGCGACATCTCATGCGGCGTGTCGAAGAGAGTGGGGAGTGGGGGacgtgtcgtgtcgtgtcgtcCATGTCTATTGGTCAGTGCGGTAGAGTTATCCAAGCCCACGGCTCTGCTCGTCCGTGAGAATGCTCCGTCTGGCGTCAACCATGTCTCGATCGGGGAGTCGAGCAGCAGAGGCTGGTTGGTGAGAGGAGCCTTGGTGGACGGAATCCCCATACCAGCACCCATGTCCGATCCATGTGGCATCTTCCCCCAGCTTCGATGCGTGCAATGTCATTTGTCTGCGCAGGGGCTCGGTGGGTTATGGATGCACCGCATCTGCTGACCAAGACGCCATTTCCCAGCAGCTGCGGCCGATTAGGCTGTGATGTGATATGGTTGCGTCTGCTCTTGACTTGTCTTGGACGGCAGGGCTCCATGAGCGCCTTGCGGTCATTGTAGCAATGAAGCTTTGCCAAGGGTCGTCGAGAAACAAGGGGTAACCCGTTATCAATTGATGAATGGCGCCTTCCTCGTGGCTCATCGAACCTATCCTACCATCGTCCCATGTATCGTCCCCGCTccgccccgccccgccccgcTCTAAAGAGGTGCTTCTAAGTAAGGCGCTAGTCCCGATGAGGTGAACCGACGATTGTCATCAGCTCGTGGTCGATGGCCTTTTCAGGTTCCCTCTATCATCCTTGTGGATTTCCCTGTCATCTGCACGAAGCGCGGGCCCATCTGCAGTCGCATTGCCTCCCGTTGTGCACGCTGTCTCGCCTTTGTTTTTACCTCCAGGTTCCTACCTACAAGCAGTCTTCTCTCAGCCTTCCAGTTGCGTGGACAGGCCTTGGTCTTTCCCTTCTCGCCTAGCCATCCTGGCATATTCCCCTGGCCGCATCTTCATCAAGCTCCACACAGGGTCGTAGAACAAACTTGGAATAACGTCACCCTCCGTTGCATCCGTTCCTCATTTTAACAGATGCCAATTTCCCACCCTGACAAAGGAAGGAAAGAAAGGAACAGAAGAAAAGCGACCCTGTCCATGCGGCCATGCCACGCTCCTCTGACGCCCTGTGACGCCGTTTACACCTATCGCTGCCACTCAGCAACCAGCCCGCCCACCTCAAGCACGCTCGCCCCCCGACTCAAGACCTGACGGCAGGCCGATGGGTGAGCGATCGCCAACCAAGTCAAGTGCGGCGGCGCGTCGAGGTACATTCTGCACGGCACGGTTACTACCAACAATCTAAAACCGTCCATCCCCAAGGAAGAGAGGCCGAGACCCTCCTGCGCAAATCCCCTCGCCTCCCCTAGGcactcgctcgctcgctcgctgcaGTCTGAAAAAGCAAGGTGCTGGCTCGCCATCTGCTGCAACCAATTGGCGTTGCGCACCAACCAGCTCGTCTGGTCGACCATCGTGGGCTtgcagcaacagcaatcCCGATTCACAGCATCAAGACCCCTCAGCACCTGCAACAAGCAGCAAGCCACGACAAGCATCAGCGGCATCAACCTGCCTAGCCCCTCCAGGGTCAAGGGGGGTTGTAGATAGACTACTAGTGCCCTTTCCCCAAAGTCTCGAACATCAAACTCGCAATCTGGAAGCTCTCCGCTGTCTTTACCATCGCGGCCCCTTCGTTTCTTTTGAACCACTCAAAACGCTCATCTCGTCTCAGTCGTCGTCTCTTCAGCTCCCACAACCTTCAAGGTTCCCCTTCACAGCATACACGTCAACCTAGGGAAACGTCAGCAAAACCAAACAACAATAACACAGCCATCTGCTACTGGCATCCGTCGTCTTGGTGTGGGCGCTTCACTCGCTCTTA includes:
- a CDS encoding 4-aminobutyrate aminotransferase, which encodes MSRNNHRRGAGRLVEAFQLPSRSCSSPDVHLDLDSSPGHPDSLSSHTLLIPQRKHSQTPLEIFINTFKMPAFVETPKTTVTTEIPGPVSKASTKRLDAIFDARAVHFVVDYDKSHDNYIVDVDGNKYLDVYAQIASIPVGYNNATLLEAAKSPEMASALVNRPAVGNFPSDQWVDILRNGLMKVAPKGLSYIFTAQSGSEANELAYKAAFMLYRRRQRGEGVDWNDEEINSCLENSKPGSPELAIMSFRNSFHGRGFGSLSTTRSKAVHKLDIPSFNWPQAPFPALKYPLEEHAEENAAEEKRCLEEVERIITSWHCPVAGLIVEPIQSEGGDNHASPAFFQGLRDITKRHGTCLIADEVQTGFGATGSFWGHDHWNLTSPPDMVTFSKKAQTAGYFFGNEMLIPDKAYRQFNTWIGDPARVIMCKAVIQEILDKKLVEQTARVGHILYNELSRLAAKYPEHIQNLRGKDQGTFIAFDTKDPAALVRSMRHIGVNIGTCGKNTVRLRPMLIFEEQHIPILVNAFDKVIGAL
- a CDS encoding Succinate-semialdehyde dehydrogenase, giving the protein MASKLNDPTLLKTSCYVNGQWVAAKSGKVFAVENPSTLEEVARCPEFDGQDTEAAIAAAAAAFKTFRKTPARQRARLLRRWYDLMIENAEDIARLITLENGKPLSDGKTEAIYAANFFEWFSEEAPRIYGETIEASNPSCRLSTVKQPVGICGLICPWNFPAAMITRKAGPALAAGCTVVVKAPAEAPLTALALAELAHRAGIPAGVVNIITALDNTAEVGKVITTHPDVKKVSFTGSTGVGRILMNQSSSTIKKLSFELGGNAPFIVFEDADLDKAVKGLIACKFRCSGQTCVCANRILVHRSIYDKFVQMVLDVVKTFVVGDGFGEKTTHGPLIHGRAVSKVAEHVEDAISKGAKLVHGGKPLPQLGPNYFDLTMLTGMKPGMKICDEETFGPVAAFFAFDSEEEAIAIANDTDVGLGGYFFSNDVNRCYRVAEALEVGMVGVNVGVLSDPAAPFGGVKQSGFGREGSKYGIEEFMVTKMVMTGIDV